From Streptomyces sp. GSL17-111, one genomic window encodes:
- a CDS encoding serine/threonine-protein kinase produces the protein MTKIGRGAVLGGRYQLEGQLGRGGMGQVWAGRDLRLHRPVAVKIAAAELLSDPDGRSRALRRFEREARVAASLEHANIATVHDADVTGSAYWIAMQLVQGATVDIVLGERDQERLDVPSAAALIAQLCAGLSAAHAADLVHRDLKPENVMIGRDGVVKILDFGLVKLLSDLGSRLTMTGEYVGNILYASPELLTGSRALDGRSDLYAVGCLLHHLLTGAPPFPRQQSARLVVQHLKESPPSAAARGVRIPAGLQGLLDGLLAKEPEDRPASAATVYAALAPYLPAPDPARATGTCAPEDPRRPFVLPAGPVPT, from the coding sequence GTGACGAAGATCGGGCGAGGAGCCGTGCTGGGCGGCCGATATCAACTCGAGGGGCAGCTCGGTCGGGGAGGTATGGGGCAGGTCTGGGCGGGACGTGATCTCCGTCTCCACCGGCCCGTCGCCGTCAAGATCGCCGCTGCCGAACTGCTCTCCGATCCGGACGGGCGGTCCCGGGCGCTACGCCGGTTCGAACGCGAGGCCCGCGTGGCGGCATCGCTCGAGCACGCCAACATCGCCACCGTTCACGATGCCGACGTGACCGGATCCGCCTACTGGATCGCCATGCAGCTCGTGCAGGGCGCCACCGTGGACATCGTCTTGGGTGAGCGTGATCAGGAAAGGCTGGACGTCCCCTCGGCGGCGGCGCTGATCGCTCAGCTGTGCGCCGGGTTGTCGGCCGCCCACGCCGCCGACCTGGTGCACCGCGACCTCAAACCCGAGAACGTGATGATCGGCCGGGACGGCGTCGTCAAGATCCTCGACTTCGGCCTCGTCAAACTGCTCTCCGACCTGGGATCACGGCTGACCATGACCGGCGAGTACGTGGGCAACATCCTCTACGCCTCCCCGGAACTGCTCACCGGCTCCCGCGCACTCGACGGCCGCAGCGATCTGTACGCCGTCGGTTGCCTGCTGCATCACCTGCTCACCGGCGCGCCGCCCTTCCCTCGCCAGCAGTCGGCGCGGCTGGTCGTCCAGCACCTCAAGGAATCTCCGCCGTCGGCCGCCGCCCGCGGTGTCCGGATTCCCGCTGGATTGCAGGGCCTGCTGGACGGTCTGCTCGCCAAAGAACCGGAGGACCGCCCCGCCTCGGCCGCCACGGTCTACGCGGCACTGGCGCCATATCTCCCTGCCCCCGACCCCGCCCGGGCCACGGGGACCTGCGCCCCCGAGGACCCACGCCGTCCCTTCGTGCTGCCCGCCGGGCCGGTTCCGACGTAA
- a CDS encoding pPIWI_RE_Y domain-containing protein, with product MPDLSSPSQEGLDWYTHADVRLLRDIATAVVRLEEVTRLDSFALPYPAQAQRALDALVLVCLRDGARPPAGLPDLLRWCRARPLGSWPLEALPELPFDAGDRLIDETSGEPSQLCHELAVPEHGDSTARQYDRMVVHEAMRACRDAASPESYTAFRRLLVTRPVLTEADWLSVAADLYLEPVRELVNLVYASVPDGYLRQGSYTPCARCLTLLTPLADGGWWCERDQCRHLGPPPPGPGLRPDTCGEVRHLDRPLRQFVTGPGRAEVALERSLRKLGLAVEMWPGYDAYDVRITFPDGHVWAVDVKDWAHPGLLGRKAEAVRPDPPYDEACWVVPAFRLQARRDYLETYERERGDRAGGLRLLTDVRLLAAARTRLGGERGPKARISLSSYPENGEGHA from the coding sequence ATGCCTGATCTCTCCTCACCCTCTCAGGAAGGGCTCGACTGGTACACCCACGCTGACGTGCGACTGCTGCGGGACATCGCCACGGCCGTCGTCCGCCTGGAAGAGGTGACGCGGTTGGACTCCTTCGCCCTTCCCTACCCGGCACAGGCACAGCGGGCCCTGGACGCGTTGGTGCTGGTGTGCCTCCGCGACGGCGCCCGACCGCCCGCCGGTCTGCCGGACCTGCTGCGCTGGTGCAGGGCTCGGCCGTTGGGGAGCTGGCCCCTGGAGGCACTACCGGAGCTTCCCTTCGACGCAGGAGACCGGCTCATCGACGAAACGTCCGGCGAGCCGAGCCAGCTCTGCCACGAGCTGGCCGTGCCCGAACACGGCGACAGCACCGCCCGCCAGTACGACCGCATGGTCGTCCACGAAGCCATGCGCGCCTGCCGTGACGCCGCCTCGCCGGAGTCCTACACCGCGTTCCGCCGGCTGCTGGTGACCCGGCCGGTGCTCACCGAGGCGGACTGGCTGTCCGTGGCCGCCGACCTCTACCTCGAACCCGTGCGCGAGCTGGTGAACCTCGTCTACGCCTCGGTTCCCGACGGGTACTTGCGACAAGGCTCCTACACGCCGTGCGCACGCTGTCTGACGCTGCTCACTCCGCTCGCGGACGGCGGCTGGTGGTGCGAGCGGGATCAGTGCCGCCACTTGGGCCCGCCCCCGCCCGGGCCCGGGCTCCGTCCCGACACCTGCGGTGAAGTGCGTCATCTCGACAGGCCGCTGCGCCAGTTCGTCACCGGACCCGGCCGAGCCGAGGTGGCTCTCGAACGATCCCTGCGCAAGCTCGGGCTGGCCGTGGAGATGTGGCCCGGGTACGACGCCTACGACGTGCGGATCACCTTCCCCGACGGACACGTCTGGGCCGTGGACGTCAAGGACTGGGCCCATCCGGGACTGCTGGGCCGAAAGGCCGAAGCAGTACGTCCCGACCCTCCGTACGACGAGGCCTGCTGGGTGGTTCCGGCATTCCGTCTGCAGGCGCGGCGCGACTACCTGGAGACCTATGAACGCGAACGCGGCGACCGCGCGGGCGGGCTGCGGCTCCTGACCGACGTCCGCCTTCTCGCCGCAGCCCGAACACGGCTGGGCGGTGAGCGCGGCCCGAAGGCGCGCATCTCTCTTTCGTCCTACCCGGAGAACGGAGAGGGTCATGCGTGA
- a CDS encoding serine/threonine-protein kinase: MELWPERIEAGEVLGDRYELVRVIGRGGMAEVWRGRDVVSGHAVAVKFLRPDTEDLQTLDTRELLSELDNLRGRFRREADLLGGLDHPGIPELYGQGLHHNVPYLAMRHVDGVTLHAFLADHSTLPMTVAAAVAAQVASALACAHVHPLVHRDLKPQNIMLSRQGIAVLIDFGIAKPLGTGVTRYTRRGSTLGSRGYQAPEQILEKEPTARTDIYALGCVAYELFTGRAPFLGDGARGLTDQHLHVEPAPPSWFVPAVPAVLDDLLLRMLAKDQQDRPYVEEVVDVLDTLVPRPGDPEPRPRLSPDPTRPFRVPGDAPLPTGRTPPAAPGAGPDLEEWLDARTVQGLCAEAEDELDTGEPGKAVRRLATLAERARREWGVRRPLVRRVWWLAADGLRWSGDCGAAAALYEGLVGELIPGQGDVAPGDVADRAVARLRLAECRLAFGEIGAALTALEESATTVRALPPDLAATVDAVRREVQIDVAERCADPEQG, translated from the coding sequence GTGGAGCTGTGGCCGGAGCGTATCGAGGCGGGCGAGGTCCTCGGTGATCGCTACGAGTTGGTCCGGGTGATCGGCAGAGGCGGTATGGCCGAGGTGTGGCGCGGCCGGGACGTCGTGAGCGGCCACGCGGTGGCCGTGAAGTTTCTCCGCCCCGACACCGAGGATCTCCAGACTCTCGACACTCGGGAGCTGCTTTCCGAACTGGACAATCTGCGAGGTCGGTTCCGTCGCGAGGCCGACTTGCTGGGCGGGCTCGATCACCCCGGCATCCCCGAGCTCTACGGCCAGGGCCTTCACCACAACGTGCCATACCTGGCGATGCGTCACGTGGACGGCGTCACTCTGCACGCGTTCCTGGCCGACCACTCGACACTTCCGATGACGGTGGCCGCCGCCGTTGCCGCGCAAGTGGCGTCCGCGCTCGCCTGTGCACACGTACATCCGCTCGTGCACCGCGACCTCAAGCCGCAGAACATCATGCTGTCGCGTCAGGGCATCGCCGTACTGATCGACTTCGGCATCGCCAAGCCGCTCGGCACGGGCGTCACCCGCTACACACGCCGTGGGTCCACCCTCGGCAGCCGCGGCTACCAAGCCCCCGAACAGATTCTGGAGAAGGAGCCGACGGCCCGTACCGACATCTACGCTCTCGGTTGCGTCGCGTACGAGCTCTTCACGGGCCGAGCACCGTTCCTCGGCGACGGAGCCCGGGGGCTGACCGACCAGCACCTGCACGTCGAACCCGCACCGCCCAGCTGGTTCGTGCCGGCGGTCCCCGCGGTCCTGGACGATCTGCTGCTCCGCATGCTCGCCAAGGACCAGCAAGACCGTCCGTACGTCGAGGAAGTCGTCGACGTGCTCGACACGTTGGTGCCGCGTCCCGGCGACCCGGAGCCGCGCCCCCGACTCAGTCCCGATCCGACGCGTCCCTTCCGCGTCCCCGGCGATGCCCCGCTACCCACCGGCCGGACGCCTCCTGCGGCACCGGGCGCAGGTCCGGATCTGGAGGAGTGGCTCGACGCTCGTACAGTGCAGGGGTTGTGCGCTGAGGCCGAGGACGAACTCGACACCGGGGAGCCGGGGAAGGCGGTACGTCGGCTGGCCACCCTCGCGGAGCGCGCGCGCAGGGAGTGGGGTGTGCGTAGGCCGCTGGTCCGCCGGGTGTGGTGGCTCGCAGCCGACGGCCTGCGGTGGTCCGGCGACTGCGGGGCCGCCGCAGCGCTCTACGAGGGGCTCGTGGGCGAGCTGATCCCCGGCCAGGGCGACGTTGCCCCCGGGGACGTGGCCGACCGGGCCGTGGCGCGGCTTCGCCTGGCGGAGTGCCGTCTCGCGTTCGGCGAGATCGGCGCTGCCCTCACCGCCCTGGAGGAGAGCGCCACGACGGTTCGGGCCCTGCCTCCCGACTTGGCCGCCACCGTGGACGCCGTGCGCCGTGAGGTCCAGATCGACGTGGCGGAGCGCTGTGCCGACCCTGAACAGGGGTAG
- a CDS encoding serine/threonine-protein kinase — protein MTREILGRYELRDLLGRGGMGEVWAAHDAQLDRQVAIKFLAPRGVGAGLTTLEQRFLREARLTARLAHPGVPVIHDLGKLDDGQLYLVMERVNGHTLKDMAAREGRLPVHHVGDVLAQAADILAYAHHAGVIHRDLKPSNLMLTTGGGLKVLDFGIAAALRAVPDDQQLTATHATPGTPGFMAPEQADGQVVEASDLYALGCVAYELLSGEPPLRADTPLMLILKHLREPVPALRQRCPHVPVPVADLVMALLAKDAADRPTPAEVRDHARAWSRVRGATPAPVTTPAAPAVLPAPRPVPSPTNRAAAARLITEAGALAAQGDHAGAAALLEPETGVLSRSTTDASVVTLRLAYLDHLRLAGAPSRALDGFRALDGALREHRGAEDPQLLSCRIGTAQCLAMVGDTPQALSTFDDVLRVHMRGRGPADREVLRIREEVAVLVARIGDHRRARALFAALRDDLRVLGPEHADRLTRAELLLARLDRLLHDVA, from the coding sequence GTGACGCGCGAGATCCTTGGGCGGTACGAGCTGCGTGACCTGCTGGGTCGAGGTGGCATGGGCGAGGTCTGGGCCGCCCACGACGCCCAGCTCGACCGCCAGGTGGCTATCAAGTTCCTTGCCCCTCGGGGAGTCGGCGCCGGTCTCACCACACTCGAACAGCGCTTCCTGCGCGAAGCCAGGCTCACCGCGCGGCTTGCTCATCCGGGTGTTCCCGTCATCCACGACCTGGGCAAGCTCGACGACGGGCAGCTCTACCTCGTGATGGAGCGGGTGAACGGCCACACCCTGAAGGACATGGCCGCCCGTGAGGGGCGCCTGCCCGTCCACCACGTAGGCGATGTCCTGGCCCAAGCCGCCGACATCTTGGCGTACGCGCACCATGCGGGCGTCATCCACCGGGACCTGAAACCCTCCAACCTCATGCTCACGACCGGCGGTGGGCTCAAGGTCCTGGACTTCGGCATCGCCGCCGCGTTGCGGGCCGTCCCGGACGACCAGCAGCTCACCGCCACCCACGCCACCCCCGGAACACCGGGCTTCATGGCTCCCGAGCAGGCCGACGGCCAGGTCGTCGAAGCCAGCGATCTCTACGCACTCGGATGCGTCGCCTATGAACTGCTGTCCGGCGAGCCGCCGCTGCGGGCGGACACGCCATTGATGCTGATCCTCAAGCACCTGCGCGAACCGGTGCCCGCGCTGCGTCAGCGCTGCCCGCACGTCCCCGTTCCCGTCGCCGATCTCGTCATGGCACTGCTGGCCAAGGACGCGGCCGACCGCCCCACTCCGGCGGAGGTCCGCGACCACGCGCGCGCCTGGTCCCGGGTCCGTGGCGCCACTCCCGCACCGGTGACGACCCCCGCCGCTCCGGCTGTGCTCCCCGCGCCTCGGCCCGTTCCGAGCCCGACGAACCGTGCCGCGGCGGCCCGGCTGATCACCGAGGCCGGTGCGCTGGCGGCCCAGGGAGACCATGCCGGTGCCGCGGCGCTGCTGGAGCCCGAGACCGGGGTCCTGAGCCGTTCCACAACCGACGCCTCAGTGGTCACGCTTCGGCTCGCCTACCTGGACCACCTCCGGCTGGCCGGCGCCCCCAGCCGGGCGCTGGACGGGTTCCGTGCCCTGGACGGTGCCCTGCGTGAGCATCGCGGAGCGGAGGACCCCCAGCTGCTCTCCTGTCGTATCGGCACCGCCCAGTGCCTCGCGATGGTGGGGGACACGCCTCAGGCGTTGAGCACCTTCGATGACGTCTTGCGGGTCCACATGCGCGGCCGGGGCCCGGCCGATCGGGAGGTGCTGCGGATCCGGGAGGAGGTCGCCGTCCTGGTGGCCCGGATCGGCGATCACCGGCGGGCCCGAGCACTCTTCGCCGCTCTCCGCGATGATCTGCGCGTGCTCGGCCCCGAGCACGCGGACCGCCTGACCCGGGCGGAGCTCCTGTTGGCCCGGTTGGACCGGCTGCTCCACGATGTGGCATGA
- a CDS encoding N-6 DNA methylase encodes MTSAQPVPVTLAEIARIAGVGRAAVSNWRRRHSTFPDRIGGTDVSPQFSLEEVEQWLRSQKKLKTGGERELLWPRFEVLGDRDDTGMAIAESGRRMRGGRARKGGPHLREEAVELISEAVRLGRRSGAQDTYEFLLRRWLDTHVRQISTTPPQLAELMTRIALAIRPDESRNPLTVLDPACGSGQILAAAAQVRSREKTSLLGNDRDAALAALAAARLGFVTDDTGATADIRTADSLRGDPHPGAVADVVVCNPPFNERDWGYEELATDARWVYGLPPRTEPELAWVQHCLAHLRPGGTAVMLLPPAVAARKAGRRIRSALLRSGLLRAVMALPRGSAPPHSVSLHIWVLRLPSKEDDAPTTDDVLLMDAARHGGPGGKESGPAWEALRTDALNAMGVLDDPEAAVPETVARVPIIDLLDEDVDLTPGRHVSTSAEQTGPELGPLWTEYRTLLTRLSETGAMLADLDLPDDASGRHPATTVGELARAGALTLRSGQQPPEDTLTNTESPGGDTVPLLTVADVMMRTDPTTRVTADAAPVVVEDGEVVVAGVARAFRAWVHQGSPLALGPQLHALRVDPTQLNAGFLAGCLRAPANRRQAGTHASSSSRVEVRRLQVLQIPLSEQLRYDSAFRHVRALEELVGRLAELGGGLAGELGDRLAAGRLTKVE; translated from the coding sequence ATGACTTCAGCCCAACCCGTACCGGTCACCCTCGCGGAGATCGCGCGGATCGCGGGGGTGGGGCGCGCGGCGGTCAGCAACTGGCGACGCCGCCACAGCACTTTCCCCGATCGCATCGGCGGTACGGACGTCAGCCCGCAGTTCTCGCTCGAGGAAGTGGAGCAATGGCTGCGTTCCCAGAAAAAGCTCAAGACGGGCGGCGAACGTGAGTTGCTGTGGCCCCGGTTCGAGGTCCTGGGGGACCGCGACGACACGGGTATGGCCATCGCTGAGAGCGGACGGCGGATGCGCGGGGGCCGGGCCCGGAAGGGCGGTCCCCACCTGCGCGAGGAAGCCGTCGAGCTGATCTCCGAGGCGGTCCGGCTCGGTCGACGCTCCGGAGCTCAGGACACCTATGAGTTCTTGCTCAGGCGGTGGCTGGACACCCACGTGCGGCAGATCAGCACCACTCCCCCGCAGCTGGCCGAGCTGATGACCCGCATCGCCCTGGCCATCCGACCGGACGAGAGTCGAAATCCACTGACGGTGCTCGATCCCGCATGCGGCAGCGGGCAGATTCTCGCAGCGGCGGCGCAGGTCCGCAGCCGGGAGAAAACGTCACTGCTGGGTAACGACCGGGATGCGGCCCTCGCGGCACTGGCGGCGGCACGGCTGGGCTTCGTGACGGACGACACCGGGGCCACTGCGGACATCCGCACCGCCGACTCCCTGCGGGGCGATCCGCACCCGGGCGCCGTCGCCGACGTCGTGGTCTGCAATCCACCCTTCAACGAACGCGATTGGGGCTACGAGGAACTGGCGACGGACGCGCGCTGGGTGTACGGGCTGCCACCCCGCACGGAACCGGAGCTCGCGTGGGTGCAGCACTGTCTCGCCCACCTCAGACCCGGGGGCACCGCCGTGATGTTGCTGCCCCCTGCGGTGGCCGCGCGCAAGGCGGGCCGCAGGATCCGCAGCGCTCTCTTGCGGAGCGGTCTGCTGCGAGCGGTGATGGCGCTACCACGCGGCTCCGCGCCTCCGCACAGCGTCTCACTGCACATCTGGGTGCTGCGTCTGCCGTCGAAGGAGGACGATGCGCCCACGACCGACGACGTGCTGCTCATGGACGCCGCACGGCACGGCGGGCCGGGGGGTAAGGAATCGGGTCCCGCGTGGGAGGCTCTGAGGACCGACGCACTGAACGCGATGGGTGTGCTCGACGATCCGGAGGCGGCGGTCCCGGAAACCGTCGCCAGGGTTCCCATCATCGACCTGCTGGACGAGGACGTGGACCTCACCCCGGGGCGCCACGTCTCGACGAGCGCGGAGCAGACCGGACCCGAACTCGGTCCGCTCTGGACCGAGTACAGAACGCTGCTCACCCGGCTGTCGGAGACCGGGGCGATGCTCGCCGACCTCGATCTGCCGGACGATGCCTCCGGCCGCCATCCGGCCACCACCGTGGGCGAGCTGGCGCGAGCGGGGGCACTGACGCTGCGGAGCGGGCAACAACCGCCCGAGGACACGCTCACGAACACTGAGTCACCGGGTGGAGACACCGTGCCGTTGCTGACGGTGGCCGATGTCATGATGCGTACCGACCCCACCACCAGGGTCACGGCCGACGCCGCACCGGTGGTGGTCGAGGACGGCGAGGTCGTGGTCGCCGGAGTGGCGAGGGCCTTCCGCGCGTGGGTCCACCAAGGATCGCCACTCGCGCTGGGCCCTCAACTCCACGCTCTGCGTGTCGACCCGACACAACTGAACGCCGGCTTCCTGGCGGGCTGTCTCCGCGCTCCGGCCAACCGGCGGCAGGCCGGCACACACGCCTCAAGCTCATCCCGGGTGGAGGTGCGCAGGCTTCAGGTGCTCCAGATCCCGCTCTCCGAACAGCTCCGCTACGATTCCGCGTTCCGGCACGTACGCGCCCTTGAGGAGCTCGTCGGGCGCCTTGCGGAACTGGGCGGCGGCCTCGCAGGGGAGCTCGGCGACCGACTGGCCGCAGGTCGTCTGACGAAGGTCGAGTGA
- a CDS encoding PD-(D/E)XK nuclease family protein, with product MARPQPDGCPDHRRTAVRPLLTPSAVRRRARPPLEDFGLGPLFGALDLLEHENWSLDRVLDRLETSDGVIRERGRPCHPGLVRWTMGALERYVAQRAAQQEAAERAGLPPTFPVRSAWTVRTARRAEPDARGARQYEHTVWGRRYASADGHVRELWLPSLGRAKSSRPDAELAAVAYVLTRGAPGRTTRYGAFPAPEPTPDTDLPERVRVIDFGCAEGDARLLLDCDREEAERRFATFAAPAFHEAATGIGARPGTDCVDCKAIDACTSIRRTPALWGGRPGTQTGRRSLSVSDLRAHDQCPAQYHLTRQLWLTSLQEEGEAIRRGRAVDAWLNDHHGATRRPVRGCHDLPGPADPANWTGGDHHLEGAIAREGAGMLDAHRACCPLDGLGADEQVLVQHRVAVYVPELDVVVLAVPDLLYTRSGGWVWRETKTSSSELWEGESLLRSYPQLALAVLLLNAGALGADPRRSWVEFELLHRGEATLERIDPSRPDVVAEAEGVIAGLAGPLLEDTTFPSLTGRHCHHCDARPWCGPGTAFVTERPVAQRSEVAVSTGRDDGGTDA from the coding sequence ATGGCCAGACCACAGCCCGACGGCTGCCCGGACCACCGCCGCACGGCCGTACGCCCTTTGCTCACGCCCTCCGCCGTCAGACGCCGGGCGCGTCCCCCTCTGGAGGACTTCGGGCTGGGCCCGCTCTTCGGCGCACTCGACCTCCTGGAACACGAGAACTGGTCCCTCGACCGCGTCCTCGACCGGCTGGAGACCTCGGACGGGGTGATAAGGGAGCGGGGGCGGCCCTGCCATCCCGGCTTGGTGCGCTGGACCATGGGGGCCTTGGAGAGGTACGTGGCGCAACGCGCCGCGCAACAGGAGGCGGCCGAGCGCGCCGGACTACCACCGACCTTCCCGGTCCGCTCCGCGTGGACCGTACGCACCGCACGGCGTGCCGAGCCCGACGCCCGGGGTGCCAGGCAGTACGAGCACACCGTGTGGGGCCGCCGGTACGCCTCGGCCGACGGACACGTCCGAGAACTGTGGCTGCCGTCCCTCGGCCGGGCCAAGTCGAGCAGGCCGGACGCCGAACTCGCGGCGGTGGCGTACGTGCTCACTCGCGGCGCCCCGGGCCGTACGACGCGCTACGGTGCTTTCCCCGCACCGGAGCCGACCCCCGACACCGATCTCCCCGAGCGCGTCCGCGTCATCGATTTCGGTTGCGCGGAAGGTGACGCACGCCTCCTGCTGGACTGCGACCGAGAGGAAGCGGAACGACGCTTCGCCACCTTCGCCGCCCCCGCCTTTCATGAGGCAGCCACCGGCATCGGCGCACGTCCGGGCACGGACTGTGTGGACTGCAAGGCGATCGACGCCTGCACATCGATACGCCGTACCCCGGCCTTGTGGGGAGGCCGGCCCGGAACCCAGACCGGGCGCAGGTCCCTCTCCGTCTCGGACCTGCGCGCACACGACCAGTGTCCGGCCCAGTACCACCTCACCCGCCAGCTGTGGCTGACGTCCCTCCAGGAGGAAGGCGAAGCCATCCGGCGAGGGCGTGCCGTGGACGCGTGGCTCAATGACCACCACGGGGCCACTCGGCGTCCGGTCCGCGGGTGCCACGACCTTCCCGGCCCGGCAGACCCCGCCAACTGGACCGGCGGCGACCATCACCTGGAGGGTGCTATCGCTCGAGAGGGCGCCGGCATGTTGGACGCGCACCGGGCGTGCTGTCCGCTCGACGGTCTCGGCGCGGACGAACAGGTCCTCGTCCAGCACCGCGTCGCTGTCTACGTGCCGGAGCTCGACGTTGTCGTCCTAGCCGTTCCGGACCTGTTGTATACGCGGTCCGGCGGCTGGGTCTGGCGCGAGACCAAGACGTCCTCCTCCGAGCTGTGGGAGGGCGAGTCTCTACTCCGCAGCTACCCACAACTGGCGCTGGCGGTACTCCTACTCAACGCCGGCGCCCTGGGGGCCGATCCCCGGCGTTCATGGGTGGAGTTCGAGCTGCTCCACCGCGGCGAGGCCACGCTGGAGCGCATCGACCCAAGCCGTCCAGATGTCGTCGCTGAAGCAGAAGGGGTCATTGCCGGGTTGGCCGGCCCGCTGCTGGAAGACACCACCTTTCCGTCACTGACGGGACGTCACTGTCACCACTGTGACGCTCGTCCGTGGTGTGGCCCGGGCACCGCCTTCGTCACCGAGCGACCAGTCGCTCAGCGGTCTGAGGTAGCAGTGTCCACGGGCCGCGACGACGGAGGTACCGATGCCTGA